Proteins from a single region of Juglans microcarpa x Juglans regia isolate MS1-56 chromosome 5S, Jm3101_v1.0, whole genome shotgun sequence:
- the LOC121267450 gene encoding transcription factor MYB60-like produces the protein MGRPPCFDKVGVKKGPWTPEEDIILVSYIQEHGPGNWRSVPTNTGLLRCSKSCRLRWTNYLRPGIKRGNFTPHEEGMIIHFQALLGNKWAAIASYLPQRTDNDIKNYWNTHLKKKLKKFHSVLNPTVASESTTTQFVTKSFNESRNLDMIANPAPSLGLNQSCTYASSTENISRLLEGWMRSSPKTDTHLRGPQDKILDEENNEKKCDFGNSAEMTNLLQCYQPKAEQEGNGDLVSQEEFDSMLSFENMNNAAWDKSTGDSVPDQSPQTAAANCDQKVNVTTERNKLRSEKNPPFSFLEKWLLDESAGQVEDDQMMDLSQIF, from the exons ATGGGGAGGCCTCCTTGCTTCGATAAAGTTGGCGTCAAGAAGGGGCCATGGACCCCCGAGGAGGACATCATCCTAGTCTCTTACATCCAAGAACACGGTCCAGGAAATTGGAGATCAGTGCCTACCAACACTG GGTTATTAAGGTGCAGCAAAAGTTGCAGGCTTAGATGGACTAACTACCTCAGACCAGGAATCAAACGAGGGAACTTCACTCCCCATGAAGAAGGGATGATAATACATTTTCAAGCTTTATTGGGTAACAA ATGGGCTGCCATAGCTTCTTACCTTCCGCAAAGGACAGACAATGATATAAAAAACTATTGGAACACCCACCTGAAGAAGAAGCTGAAGAAATTTCATTCAGTCTTGAACCCAACGGTAGCATCAGAGTCCACTACAACTCAGTTTGTAACCAAAAGCTTCAATGAGAGTAGAAACTTAGATATGATCGCCAACCCTGCCCCATCTCTCGGGCTAAACCAGTCCTGTACATATGCCTCAAGCACGGAGAACATTTCACGACTGCTAGAAGGCTGGATGAGATCTTCACCAAAGACTGACACCCATCTCAGAGGACCCCAAGACAAAATACTTgatgaagaaaacaatgaaaaaaagtGCGATTTCGGCAACTCCGCGGAGATGACTAATCTTCTTCAGTGCTACCAACCCAAAGCCGAACAAGAAGGTAATGGTGATTTGGTCTCTCAAGAAGAGTTTGATTCGATGTTATCCTTCGAGAATATGAACAATGCAGCGTGGGACAAGTCGACCGGCGATTCTGTGCCCGATCAGAGTCCTCAAACTGCTGCTGCAAATTGTGATCAGAAAGTTAATGTAACGACGGAGAGAAATAAACTGAGATCTGAGAAAAATCctccattttcatttcttgagaAGTGGCTCTTGGATGAAAGTGCTGGTCAAGTAGAGGATGATCAAATGATGGATTTGTCTCAAATATTCTAA